One Pseudomonas sp. MM213 genomic window, GATCTGCAGGGCGTTGTAGTTCTGGATCTGCGCCAGGTACAGCGGCAACAGAAAGATCGAACCGTACAACCCGACCCCCATTCCCAGGCTGGAAATACTCGATAAGCCGAAGTTGCGATTGCCCAGGATCCCGAGGTTGATCAGCGGATTGGGTTTGGAAAACTGCACAATCACAAAGGTGATCAGGCTGATCAGCGCAATGCTGCCCAGGGTCACGATCAGGTTTGATTCCAGCCAGTCCTTGCGATGGCCTTCCTCCAGAAAAACCTGCAAACAACCGAGGCCGATACCGAGCGTAAGAATCCCCATGTAGTCGGTGCTTTTCAGCAGTTCCCAGTGCGCTTCTTTTTTCTCCAGGCCATACATCAGGCCGGCGATCATGATCAGGCCCGGCGGAATGTTGATGTAGAAGATGTATTCCCAGCCCCAGTTTTCCGTCAGCCAGCCGCCGAGCGTCGGGCCGATGGAGGGCGCGAACGTTGCGGTCATGGCAAACATGGCCATGCCTTTGGCGCGATGGTGTTCGGGAAGCTTGATCAGCGTCAGGGTGAACGCCAGCGGGATCAGCGCGCCGCCGGTGAAGCCTTGCAGCGCGCGGAAAATGATCATGCTTTCCAGGCTCCACGCCATCGAGCAGAGCAGGGACGAGGCAAGAAATCCAAGCGAAACCCACACCGCCAGACGGCGTGCGGACAGCAGCTGCACCAGCCACGCCGTCAGCGGAATCATGATGATTTCCGCGACCAGGTACGACGTGGAAATCCATGAGCCTTCTTCCAGCGTCGCCGACAGCGCGCCCTGAATGTCCTTGAGCGACGAGTTGGTGATCTGGATATCGAGCACCGCCATGAAGG contains:
- a CDS encoding MDR family MFS transporter, which produces MMSVMLGAFMAVLDIQITNSSLKDIQGALSATLEEGSWISTSYLVAEIIMIPLTAWLVQLLSARRLAVWVSLGFLASSLLCSMAWSLESMIIFRALQGFTGGALIPLAFTLTLIKLPEHHRAKGMAMFAMTATFAPSIGPTLGGWLTENWGWEYIFYINIPPGLIMIAGLMYGLEKKEAHWELLKSTDYMGILTLGIGLGCLQVFLEEGHRKDWLESNLIVTLGSIALISLITFVIVQFSKPNPLINLGILGNRNFGLSSISSLGMGVGLYGSIFLLPLYLAQIQNYNALQIGEVIMWMGVPQLFLIPLVPKLMKVISPKWLCTLGFGLFGLASFSSGVLNPDFAGPQFNQIQIIRALGQPLIMVTISLIATAYILPQDAGSASSLFNILRNLGGAIGIALLATLLDARTKTYFDYLRESIVPSNPQVAERMASLTDRLGSEAAALGKLSEIAHQQASIMAYNDAFHFVGIALGISMIAVLLTKQLPAGLKAGEAH